From the genome of Amycolatopsis sp. NBC_01488, one region includes:
- the arc gene encoding proteasome ATPase, producing MHHDLPGGRREEADPSATSGAGTTADEQARQIRFLEEEVALLRRKLTDSPRQNRVLEQRLAEASERVSQLTERNTKLVETLREARGQLLALREEVDRLAQPPSGYGVFVEAYEDNTVDVYTAGRKMRVSVSPAVELSSLRRGQALRLNEALTVVEAGGFERTGEVCALREVLAADVEGGSLRALVVGHADEERVVLLSDLLAEQPLKPGDSLLVDSKAGYAYERVPKAEVEDLVLEEVPDVRYEDIGGLTRQIEQIRDAVELPFLHADLYQEYQLRPPKGVLLYGPPGCGKTLIAKAVANSLAKKVAEARGDAADGKSYFLNIKGPELLNKFVGETERHIRLIFQRAREKASEGTPVIVFFDEMDSIFRTRGSGVSSDVETTIVPQLLSEIDGVEGLENVIVIGASNREDMIDPAILRPGRLDVKIKIERPDAEGAKDIFSKYLAEGLPIHADDLAEFGGDAKATFDAMIQHTVERMYEESDENRFLEVTYANGDKEVLYFRDFNSGAMIQNIVDRAKKSAIKSVLETKQPGLRVQHLLDAIVDEFAENEDLPNTTNPDDWARISGKKGERIVYIRTLVTGKNQDSGRAIDTATNTGQYL from the coding sequence CGAACAGCGGCTCGCCGAGGCCTCGGAAAGGGTGAGCCAGCTCACCGAACGCAACACCAAACTGGTCGAGACGCTGCGTGAGGCGCGAGGACAGCTCCTCGCGCTGCGTGAGGAAGTCGACCGGCTGGCCCAGCCACCGTCCGGGTACGGCGTCTTCGTCGAGGCGTACGAGGACAACACGGTGGACGTCTACACGGCCGGCCGGAAGATGCGGGTGTCGGTCTCACCCGCGGTCGAGCTCTCGTCGTTGCGCCGCGGCCAGGCGCTGCGGCTCAACGAGGCGCTCACCGTGGTCGAGGCCGGCGGCTTCGAACGCACCGGCGAGGTGTGTGCGCTGCGTGAGGTGCTCGCCGCCGACGTCGAGGGCGGCAGCCTTCGCGCGCTGGTGGTCGGGCACGCGGACGAAGAGCGGGTGGTCCTGCTCTCCGACCTGCTGGCCGAGCAGCCGCTCAAGCCGGGCGACTCGCTGCTGGTCGACTCCAAGGCCGGCTACGCGTACGAGCGCGTGCCGAAGGCGGAAGTCGAAGACCTGGTGCTGGAGGAGGTGCCCGACGTCCGCTACGAGGACATCGGTGGCCTCACCCGGCAGATCGAGCAGATCAGGGACGCGGTCGAGCTGCCGTTCCTGCACGCCGACCTGTACCAGGAGTACCAGCTGCGGCCGCCCAAGGGCGTCCTGCTCTACGGCCCGCCGGGCTGCGGCAAGACGCTCATCGCCAAGGCCGTGGCGAACTCGCTGGCCAAGAAGGTGGCCGAAGCACGGGGCGACGCGGCGGACGGGAAGTCCTACTTCCTGAACATCAAGGGCCCCGAGCTGCTCAACAAGTTCGTCGGGGAGACCGAGCGGCACATCCGCCTGATCTTCCAGCGAGCGCGGGAGAAGGCCTCCGAAGGCACCCCGGTGATCGTGTTCTTCGACGAGATGGACTCGATCTTCCGGACCCGTGGGTCGGGCGTGTCGTCCGACGTGGAAACCACGATCGTGCCGCAGCTGCTGTCGGAGATCGACGGTGTCGAAGGCCTGGAGAACGTCATCGTCATCGGCGCCTCCAACCGCGAGGACATGATCGACCCGGCGATCCTGCGGCCGGGCCGGCTCGACGTCAAGATCAAGATCGAGCGTCCGGACGCCGAAGGCGCGAAGGACATCTTCTCCAAGTACCTGGCCGAAGGCCTGCCGATCCACGCCGACGACCTCGCCGAGTTCGGCGGCGACGCCAAGGCGACGTTCGACGCGATGATCCAGCACACGGTCGAGCGGATGTACGAGGAGAGCGACGAGAACCGGTTCCTCGAGGTGACCTACGCCAACGGGGACAAGGAAGTCCTGTACTTCCGCGACTTCAACTCGGGCGCGATGATCCAGAACATCGTGGACCGGGCGAAGAAGTCGGCGATCAAGTCGGTGCTGGAGACCAAGCAGCCGGGTCTCCGCGTGCAGCACCTGCTCGACGCGATCGTCGACGAGTTCGCGGAGAACGAGGACCTGCCCAACACCACCAACCCGGACGACTGGGCCCGGATCTCCGGCAAGAAGGGCGAGCGGATCGTCTACATCCGCACGCTCGTCACCGGCAAGAACCAGGACTCGGGGCGGGCGATCGACACCGCCACGAACACCGGTCAGTACCTGTAG